The proteins below come from a single Perca flavescens isolate YP-PL-M2 chromosome 8, PFLA_1.0, whole genome shotgun sequence genomic window:
- the LOC114560802 gene encoding proprotein convertase subtilisin/kexin type 5-like, with the protein MECQECHQTCMSCSGPDANQCTQCEKGLVLDPNTLLCGVTGDTDCPPRTYLHDDQFTCMGCHRHCYSCEGPGNDECQTCAIPKYLHNSTCVSECPAGTYDTKQDADGTELGLCLPCDHACSTCDGASPKDCLTCSPGYLRLLQLCVTHCPTGYYKEGSHCEKCDQSCELCTGPGPESCRACPPPLLELQGTKLCVEHCPHRFYQLNDMCKQCHTSCQTCTDASPQGCVTCDWGSTLKDKVCYPRCKEGKYFSEKGTCEPCNSSCRHCTGPRPDQCLTCHRDAALHAVENRCAHCCQAGGNQDTYCCVCDSRSVLCVEAPQPKSGDNQVTDLDMSSRALKHTSAGLPIALLLALGLALAVFALVKAHARKRLCWGQSYERLSGSASINMPHGVPEPDSGDEVDVVYTSRGGSVYRRYSFIHEQDTDTDQGVDENNCLNQS; encoded by the exons ATGGAATGTCAAG AGTGCCACCAGACTTGTATGAGCTGTTCTGGCCCAGATGCAAACCAGTGCACACAGTGCGAGAAGGGACTCGTGCTGGATCCAAACACATTGTTGTGTGGCGTGACGGGTGATACAGACTGCCCTCCAAGGACCTACCTACACGACGACCAGTTCACCTGCATGGGTTGCCACCGGCACTGTTACTCTTGTGAGGGGCCGGGCAACGATGAATGCCAGACCTGTGCCATCCCCAAATACCTTCATA acAGCacctgtgtgagtgagtgtccgGCTGGTACATACGACACAAAGCAGGATGCTGACGGAACAGAGCTGGGTCTCTGTTTGCCTTGTGATCACGCCTGTTCCACCTGCGATGGAGCATCGCCTAAAGATTGCCTCACTTGTTCTCCAGGATACCTGCGTCTTCTTCAACTCTGTGTCACTCATTGTCCTACAGG GTATTACAAAGAGGGCTCCCACTGTGAGAAATGTGACCAGTCCTGTGAGCTGTGCACAGGGCCAGGGCCTGAGTCCTGCAGGGCCTGTCCACCTCCTCTTCTGGAGCTGCAAGGCACCAAGCTGTGTGTTGAGCACTGCCCACACCGCTTCTATCAGCTCAATGACATGTGCAAGCAGTGCCACACCAGTTGTCAGACCTGTACAG ATGCCTCACCTCAGGGATGTGTGACGTGCGACTGGGGCAGCACCTTAAAGGACAAAGTCTGCTATCCCCGTTGTAAGGAAGGAAAATACTTTTCGGAAAAG GGAACCTGTGAGCCATGTAACAGCTCGTGTAGGCATTGCACCGGCCCCAGACCTGACCAGTGTCTGACTTGTCACCGTGATGCTGCTCTTCATGCTGTGGAGAACCGCTGTGCGCACTGTTGTCAGGCTGGAGGGAATCAGGACACCTATTGCTGTGTTTGTGACAGCCGCTCAG TTTTGTGTGTGGAGGCCCCCCAACCCAAGTCAGGAGACAATCAGGTAACAGACCTGGATATGTCGTCTAGAGCTCTGAAGCACACCTCGGCTGGCTTGCCTATTGCCTTGCTGCTAGCACTGGGATTGGCTCTGGCTGTGTTTGCCTTGGTCAAGGCTCATGCCAGGAAGAGGCTTTGCTGGGGCCAAAGCTATGAGAGGCTGAGTGGCAGCGCCAGCATCAACATGCCCCACGGTGTTCCCGAGCCAGACAGTGGAGACGAGGTGGATGTGGTGTACACCAGTAGAGGTGGATCAGTTTATCGACGCTACAGCTTTATCCATGAGCAGGACACAGATACAGACCAGGGTGTGGATGAGAACAATTGTCTCAATCAATCTTAG